The following are encoded in a window of Lates calcarifer isolate ASB-BC8 linkage group LG20, TLL_Latcal_v3, whole genome shotgun sequence genomic DNA:
- the LOC108893336 gene encoding histone H2B 5 gives MPDPAKSAPAPKKGSKKAVTKTQKKGDKKRRKSRKESYAIYVYKVLKQVHPDTGISSKAMGIMNSFVNDIFERIAGEASRLAHYNKRSTITSREIQTAVRLLLPGELAKHAVSEGTKAVTKYTSSK, from the coding sequence ATGCCTGATCCTGCTAAATCAGCCCCTGCGCCCAAGAAGGGCTCCAAAAAGGCCGTGACCAAAACCCAGAAGAAAGGAGACAAAAAGCGCCGTAAGAGCAGGAAAGAAAGCTACGCCATTTACGTGTACAAGGTGCTGAAGCAAGTGCACCCAGACACGGGGATCTCCTCCAAGGCCATGGGCATCATGAACTCGTTCGTCAATGATATCTTCGAACGCATCGCCGGGGAAGCGTCGCGGCTGGCGCACTACAACAAGAGATCCACCATCACCTCCAGGGAGATCCAGACCGCCGTCCGCCTGCTGCTGCCCGGCGAGCTGGCCAAGCACGCCGTGTCCGAGGGCACCAAGGCCGTGACCAAGTACACCAGCTCCAAATAA
- the LOC108893335 gene encoding histone H2A codes for MSGRGKTGGKARAKAKSRSSRAGLQFPVGRVHRLLRKGNYAERVGAGAPVYLAAVLEYLTAEILELAGNAARDNKKTRIIPRHLQLAVRNDEELNKLLGGVTIAQGGVLPNIQAVLLPKKTEKPAKSK; via the coding sequence ATGTCTGGCAGAGGGAAAACCGGAGGCAAAGCCCGAGCAAAGGCCAAATCTCGCTCTTCTCGTGCCGGACTCCAGTTCCCGGTGGGTCGAGTCCACAGGCTACTGCGCAAAGGCAACTACGCAGAGCGCGTCGGCGCCGGGGCTCCGGTGTATCTGGCGGCCGTGCTGGAGTATCTGACCGCTGAGATCCTGGAGCTGGCAGGCAACGCGGCCAGAGACAACAAGAAGACCAGGATCATCCCGCGGCACCTCCAGCTGGCCGTGCGCAACGACGAGGAGCTCAACAAACTGCTGGGAGGTGTGACCATCGCTCAGGGAGGAGTGCTGCCCAACATCCAGGCTGTCCTCCTCCCCAAGAAGACGGAGAAACCGGCCAAGAGCAAGTAA
- the hyou1 gene encoding hypoxia up-regulated protein 1, whose product MGERKLALITLFCLVLAMLPSHTVSVAVMSVDLGSEWMKMAIVKPGVPMEIVLNKESRRKTPTVVCLKENERLFGDSALGVSVKNPKTVYRHLQSLLGKKHNNIQVALYQRRFPEHQLQEDPVRGTVYFKNSEEMQYTPEELLGMMLNYSRGLAQDFAEQPIKDAVITVPAFFNQAERRAVLQAAQMSGLKVLQLINDNTAVALNYGVFRRKDIDSTAKNVMFYDMGSGSTTATIVTYQTVKSKETGTQPQLQIRGVGFDRGLGGFEMDLRLRDHLAKLFNEQKKSKKDVRENHRAMAKLLKEAQRLKTVLSANVEFMAQVEGLMDDIDFKAKVTRTEFEELCADLFERVPRPVQEALTAAEMKLDEIEQVILVGGSTRVPKVQEVLLKAVGKEELGKNINADEAAAMGAVYQAAALSKAFKVKPFMVRDAAVFPIQVEFTRETEEEGVKTVKHNKRILFQRMAPYPQRKVITFNRYNDDFAFDINYGDLSFLSQDDLSVFGSLNLTTVKLSGVGSSFQKHTNAESKGIKAHFNMDESGVLLLDRVESVFETAVEEKEEESTLTKLGNTISTLFGGGSSEPAPNVTEPVQDEEEVPPESAKDDKDEAQKDETAKEKQDESEKSANEEKSQEKTEEADSKTDAKEEKDREKSGNAEAEKDVEKKTKPQKKTKISEDITVQLVINDIFDPTEDDVISSKKKLQDLTNRDLAKQEREKTLNSLEAFVFETQDKLYQEDYQLVVSEEEKEQISAKLSEASEWLDEDGYTATTKQLREKLSQLKSLCKDMFFRVEERRKWPDRLAALESMLNTSSFFLRSAKLIPEDDQIFTEVELNMLEKVINETMTWKNETVAEQEKRSPRERPILLSKDIESKLALLDREVNYLLNKAKFAKPKAKAKAKNSTSSDKSSKTNNTAEEKVIPPTEESTDTQSEIPEEVQPGDAPPTEESTVHIDSDSQSEPTEETTTTGPVEKAQPENHIEDEL is encoded by the exons ATGGGGGAGAGGAAACTGGCGCTGATAACTCTCTTCTGCCTTGTTCTGGCAATGTTGCCTTCTCACACAG tgAGTGTAGCTGTCATGTCGGTTGACCTGGGCAGTGAGTGGATGAAAATGGCAATAGTGAAACCTGGTGTGCCAATGGAGATTGTTCTCAACAA GGAGTCGCGGAGGAAAACTCCCACAGTTGTATGCCTCAAAGAGAATGAAAGACTTTTTGGAGACAGTGCACTGGGAGTG TCCGTGAAGAACCCTAAAACTGTTTATAGGCACCTCCAAAGCCTCCTGGGCAAAAAGCACAATAACATCCAGGTGGCGCTCTACCAAAGACGTTTTCCTGAGCACCAGCTGCAGGAGGACCCAGTGAGAGGCACAGTGTACTTTAAAAACTCAGA agaAATGCAGTACACGCCTGAGGAACTCCTCGGGATGATGCTCAATTATTCACGTGGACTGGCTCAGGACTTTGCAG AACAACCGATCAAAGATGCAGTGATTACCGTCCCAGCCTTTTTCAACCAGGCAGAGCGCAGGGCAGTCCTGCAGGCTGCACAGATGTCCGGTCTAAAGGTCCTTCAGCTCATCAATGACAACACAGCTGTGGCCTTGAACTATGGGGTCTTCAGGAGGAAAGACATCGATAGCACAGCTAAG AATGTGATGTTTTATGATATGGGCTCAGGCAGTACCACCGCCACCATCGTCACTTATCAGACCGTCAAATCCAAGGAAACTGGCACCCAGCCCCAGTTACAGATCCGAGGTGTCGG GTTTGACCGTGGGTTGGGGGGCTTTGAGATGGACCTGCGACTCCGGGACCACCTGGCTAAACTATTCAATGAGCAGAAGAAGAGCAAGAAAGATGTGAGGGAGAATCACCGGGCCATGGCCAAACTCCTCAAAGAGGCTCAGAGGCTCAAAACGGTGCTTAGTGCTAATGTGGAATTCATGGCCCAG GTGGAAGGTTTGATGGATGACATTGACTTCAAAGCTAAGGTGACCAGGACTGAGTTTGAGGAGCTGTGTGCTGATCTTTTTGAAAGAGTGCCTCGCCCGGTGCAGGAAGCCCTCACTGCCGCAGAAATGAAGCTG GATGAAATTGAACAGGTGATCTTAGTAGGTGGCTCTACCCGTGTCCCCAAAGTTCAGGAAGTGCTGCTCAAAGCTGTGGGGAA GGAGGAGCTGGGGAAGAACATCAATGCAGATGAGGCAGCAGCTATGGGCGCTGTGTACCAGGCTGCTGCCCTCAGCAAAGCCTTCAAGGTCAAACCTTTCATGGTCCGAGATGCAGCTGTCTTCCCCATTCAG gtGGAGTTCACCCGTGAGACCGAGGAGGAGGGGGTCAAAACCGTGAAACACAACAAACGCATCCTTTTCCAGAGGATGGCGCCCTACCCCCAGCGCAAGGTCATTACATTCAACCGCTACAACGACGACTTTGCTTTCGACATCAACTATGGTGACCTCAGCTTCCTGAGTCAGGATGATCTCAG tgtgtttgGTTCTCTGAACCTGACCACAGTCAAACTGTCAGGAGTGGGCAGCAGCTTTCAGAAGCACacaaatgcagaatcaaaaggCATCAAAGCCCATTTCAACATGGATGAAAGTGGCGTCCTCCTGCTGGATCGG GTGGAATCTGTCTTTGAAACAgctgtggaggagaaagaagaggaatcAACATTAACTA AACTGGGTAACACAATTTCCACCTTGTTTGGAGGAGGATCCTCAGAACCCGCCCCAAATGTAACCGAACCTGTCCAG gatgaggaggaagtgCCTCCAGAGTCAGCGAAGGACGACAAGGATGAGGCCCAAAAGGATGAGACTGCCAAGGAGAAGCAGGATGAGTCAGAGAAAAGTGCAAATGAAGAGAAAAGCCAGGAGAAGACTGAGGAGGCAGACAGCAAGACGGACGCCAAA gaggaaaaggacagagagaagtcTGGAAACGCTGAGGCAGAGAAGGATGTGGAGAAGAAGACAAAACCTCAAAAAAAAACCAAGATCTCTGAGGACATCACAGTGCAGCTTGTCATCAATGACATCTTCGATCCCACTGAAGACGATGTCATTTCATCTAAAAAGAA GCTGCAAGATCTGACAAACAGAGACCTGGCCAaacaggagagggaaaagacaCTGAACAGTCTGGAAGCTTTTGTCTTTGAGACACAG GACAAGCTGTACCAGGAGGATTACCAGCTGGTGGTGtcagaagaggagaaggagcagatATCTGCCAAGCTGTCTGAGGCATCAGAGTGGTTAGATGAAGATGGTTACACTGCCACCACCAAGCAGCTAAGGGAGAAGCTGTCTCAGTTGAAGAGCCTGTGCAAGGACATGTTTTTCAGGGTTGAGGAGCGACGCAAGTGGCCAGACCGCCTTGCTGCTTTGGAGAGCATGCTCAACACCTCCAGCTTCTTCCTGAG gagCGCTAAACTGATTCCAGAGGACGACCAGATCTTCACTGAAGTTGAGCTGAATATGTTAGAGAAAGTCATCAATGAAACAATG acGTGGAAGAATGAGACGGTAGCAGAGCAGGAGAAACGCTCTCCAAGAGAGCGGCCGATCCTGCTGTCCAAAGACATTGAGTCCAAACTGGCACTGCTGGATCGTGAGGTCAACTACTTGCTGAACAAGGCCAAGTTTGCCAAGCCAAAGGCTAAAGCCAAAGCCAAGAACAGCACCAGCTCGGATAAAAGCAGCAAGACCAACAACACAGCTGAGGAGAAAGTCATCCCTCCCACAGAggagagcacagacacacagagtg AAATCCCAGAGGAAGTGCAGCCAGGTGATGCCCCGCCCACCGAGGAAAGCACGGTACACATAGACtcagacagccaatcagagcccacagaagaaacaacaaccaCAG GACCAGTGGAGAAGGCCCAACCTGAAAACCACATAGAAGATGAATTATAA
- the si:ch73-261i21.5 gene encoding zona pellucida-like domain-containing protein 1 codes for MCTSDFCHLFFPSSLRTMWLVLLSYQFAALLLTRAQNACIGHSTFRSPVNSDIEVLCGSQSVELQILLCPVYFNGYNESLLALNSEHSKQQCKGTPDWTVDPPVVKFNFSITEEAITDCSSKLTIDQEVGTGVFADFSHVQYINISGMICSRDPTTGAITYHQEVMYRFSCRYPLQYLVNNTQMSVSGVSLAVKDNNGSFISTLSMQLYSDNSYSSTLQIPPGGLELKTRIFVEVRASNLTNRFNVLLDRCYATTSPFPVNTTYHDLFVGCDRDGQTVMGVNGEQQEARFSFEAFRFVQDADATFSTYYVHCATRLCVNSFCPTVTQNCTTGTNLRRRRSTSDNQGTTVSDMATISSGPIFIRLDNGENLYGYPLASGVFLFFPGTQQIHMNSTVLAVSVIAGIVGTICLTLVAFIVYQKYNSNIILNKTVLYPQE; via the exons ATGTGCACATCTGATTTCTGTCATCTGTTTTTTCCCAGCAGTTTGAGGACAATGTGGCTGGTCCTTCTTTCATATCAATTTGCCGCACTCCTTCTCACCCGAGCTCAAAATGCCTGCATCGGACACTCCACATTCAGGAGTCCAG TTAACTCAGACATCGAGgtcctctgtggctctcagTCAGTGGAGCTTCAGATCCTGTTGTGTCCTGTCTATTTCAATGGATACAATGAGTCCCTGCTGGCCCTCAACTCAGAGCACTCCAAACAACAGTGTAAAGGGACTCCAGACTGGACAGTAGACCCACCTGTTGTTAAATTCAACTTCTCCATCACAGAGGAGGCCATTACTGACTGCTCTAGCAAGCTGACG ATCGACCAGGAGGTTGGAACTGGGGTGTTTGCAGACTTCTCTCATGTCCAGTACATCAACATCTCAGGCATGATCTGCTCAAGGGACCCCACCACAGGAGCCATTACCTATCACCAAGAGGTGATGTACAGGTTCTCCTGCCGCTACCCCCTGCAGTACCTGGTCAACAATACTCAGATGAGTGT GTCTGGTGTCAGTCTGGCAGTCAAAGACAATAATGGGAGTTTCATCAGCACACTGAGCATGCAACTCTATTCG GACAATAGCTACTCCTCCACGCTACAGATCCCTCCAGGAGGCCTGGAGCTTAAGACCAGGATCTTTGTAGAAGTGAGGGCATCCAACCTCACCAACAG ATTCAATGTGCTTCTGGACCGATGCTATGCCACAACCTCGCCTTTCCCCGTCAACACTACATATCACGACCTGTTTGTTGG GTGTGACCGGGATGGCCAGACAGTAATGGGAGTCAACGGAGAACAGCAGGAAGCCCGCTTCTCCTTCGAGGCTTTCCGCTTTGTCCAAGATGCAGATGCTACTTTCTCCACCTACTACGTACACTGTGCCACCAGACTCTGTGTGAACTCTTTCTGCCCCACCGTCACTCAG AACTGCACCACTGGCACCAACTTGAGGAGGCGCCGAAGCACCAGTGACAACCAGGGTACTACAGTGAGTGACATGGCCACCATCAGTTCAGGCCCCATCTTTATCCGCCTAGATAATGGTGAGAACCTGTATG GCTATCCGCTGGCATCTGGAG tgtttcttttcttcccagGCACTCAGCAGATTCATATGAATAGTACCGTGCTGGCTGTGTCAGTCATAGCAGGCATTGTTGGAACCATCTGCCTTACTTTGGTGGCTTTCATTGTTTACCAGAAGTACAACTCCAATATCATTTTAAACAAGACAGTTCTGTACCCACAAGAGTGA